Proteins from a genomic interval of Salinivibrio kushneri:
- a CDS encoding GFA family protein, with protein MIKQVGQTPIQPEHLARCHCGAVVLALTLPNGIEKPRRCDCSMCRRRGAIVGSVKLAQLRVVAGSEQLSVYSFNTHTAKHYFCSRCGIYTHHQRRSNPSEFGFNIACLDGVNPFELENIPVMDGVHHPADR; from the coding sequence ATGATAAAACAAGTCGGTCAAACGCCCATCCAACCCGAACATTTGGCGCGCTGCCACTGCGGAGCGGTTGTGTTAGCCCTTACGTTACCCAATGGCATTGAAAAACCCAGACGTTGCGATTGCTCGATGTGTCGACGCCGCGGCGCCATTGTTGGCTCAGTCAAGCTTGCACAATTGCGTGTCGTTGCTGGCAGTGAACAACTCAGTGTCTATTCCTTTAATACCCACACGGCTAAGCACTACTTCTGCTCACGCTGTGGCATTTACACCCATCACCAACGTCGCTCCAATCCGAGTGAGTTTGGGTTCAATATTGCCTGCTTAGATGGCGTCAATCCGTTTGAGTTGGAGAATATTCCCGTGATGGATGGGGTTCATCATCCAGCAGATCGTTAA
- a CDS encoding SDR family NAD(P)-dependent oxidoreductase — MTKLAFVSGGSKGIGLGCVMRLVEAGYKVITCSRNKDVWQAAVTEYPALKAVDYQQANLADQASLEQLFRYIREQYSQLDIAINNASPALGSGGLYHQVDMFALKETLNNDFWGHAQCLQYQIKLMETGGAIVNVSSINGLRPTPNAAMYSAAKHALEGLTQSVALEAIRNNIRINAVAPGVTWTPRWDERQTHQPTIKLDVEEQVPAKRFARVEEVVDAIEFLLSDKASYIVGHTLVVDGGLSLA, encoded by the coding sequence ATGACGAAATTAGCATTTGTGTCGGGAGGGTCGAAAGGAATCGGTTTAGGCTGTGTTATGCGGCTAGTTGAGGCAGGTTATAAAGTGATCACGTGCTCGCGCAACAAAGACGTGTGGCAGGCCGCTGTTACTGAATACCCTGCACTTAAAGCTGTTGATTATCAACAAGCTAATTTAGCCGATCAGGCTTCGCTAGAGCAGCTTTTCCGCTATATCCGCGAGCAATATAGCCAATTAGATATTGCAATCAATAATGCCTCACCGGCGTTAGGATCGGGTGGTCTTTATCATCAAGTTGATATGTTTGCGTTGAAAGAAACGTTAAATAATGACTTCTGGGGGCACGCCCAATGCTTGCAGTATCAAATTAAGTTAATGGAGACAGGTGGTGCCATTGTCAATGTCAGCTCAATCAATGGTTTGCGACCAACGCCAAATGCAGCGATGTACAGTGCGGCAAAGCATGCCCTAGAAGGGCTAACACAATCCGTCGCGCTAGAGGCAATCAGAAATAATATCCGTATTAACGCTGTGGCGCCGGGGGTAACGTGGACACCAAGATGGGACGAGCGACAGACTCATCAACCGACCATAAAACTCGATGTTGAAGAGCAAGTGCCTGCCAAGCGGTTTGCACGCGTGGAGGAGGTTGTTGATGCCATTGAATTTTTGCTCTCGGATAAAGCCAGTTATATCGTCGGCCATACGCTCGTCGTTGATGGTGGCCTCTCTTTGGCATAA
- a CDS encoding phytanoyl-CoA dioxygenase family protein, with translation MPARPDFLDNLSPHHGKVVRGVLSPETQTALAAKLDAMPNGQTWYADIYTKAIYGPMVFRDPDLNIADTIEALLPDYRILADLYLEKTPEDQGFPFHTDFDSIGFMERPEDMLTVWIPLTPVKEAGSGQLSIVMEEGAVRLSLIREANQLHSLVRIADPSVPEHPPFQITQQEYDYMEKGKVTPALDAGDALLFCNAFFHKSEDVYQGKRAAYIMRLVPKDAKFSKTRLLALRKLGQNLAVVEELLKTHYPEAL, from the coding sequence ATGCCAGCTCGCCCGGACTTTCTCGACAACCTCTCTCCTCATCACGGCAAAGTCGTCCGTGGCGTACTGAGCCCAGAGACACAAACGGCTCTTGCTGCCAAACTCGACGCCATGCCCAATGGGCAAACTTGGTATGCCGACATCTACACAAAGGCGATCTATGGACCCATGGTCTTCCGCGACCCAGATCTCAACATCGCTGACACTATTGAGGCACTGCTGCCAGACTATCGCATTTTGGCCGACTTATATTTGGAGAAAACGCCTGAGGATCAAGGCTTTCCTTTCCATACTGATTTTGACTCAATTGGCTTTATGGAGCGGCCGGAAGATATGCTCACGGTATGGATCCCGCTGACGCCAGTGAAAGAAGCTGGCTCAGGTCAGTTATCTATCGTGATGGAAGAAGGCGCGGTGCGCCTATCGCTAATCCGCGAAGCCAATCAATTGCACTCACTGGTGCGCATTGCCGACCCGTCGGTGCCCGAGCACCCGCCATTTCAAATCACCCAGCAAGAGTATGACTATATGGAGAAGGGCAAAGTGACCCCTGCGTTGGATGCAGGTGATGCGCTGCTTTTTTGTAACGCTTTTTTCCATAAATCAGAGGACGTCTACCAAGGAAAACGCGCCGCCTACATCATGCGCTTGGTGCCTAAAGATGCCAAATTTAGCAAAACGCGCCTGCTGGCACTGAGAAAACTCGGACAGAACCTGGCGGTGGTCGAAGAGTTACTGAAAACGCACTATCCAGAGGCGTTGTAG
- a CDS encoding sensor domain-containing diguanylate cyclase — translation MTILTGIQPELDRHQLSELNVDLLSAVLRGADMLVSGDDRLANINHLLAEIGAVTQVSRVWVFQVLGISNTDILQDYVFEWANEKKYAQIRLPHFNHFRSSLAHPEYRELIESRQRGEYQAVITDQLPSSWLKRYLTQQRILSMLTIPIIVDNKWWGTLGFDDCEREQQWSESDVTLLRATGHLIASTVLKNELFSKQRQIDIIKDNTHCSTWQVDVQRGICWCSSEIIGDSSISSIRDSRTYTSRHWLRRIHPRYRRAFFSRVRHFLSPAGNELKMDLQVQRDNGEYTWVEITTNHDPKNKPQGVVAGVMWDISQRKAEEQALMRQAATDPLTQLYNRRQFASDLARFGDKARYRHQPLSLLIIDIDHFKRINDNYGHIVGDQVLEAFASLLEAHLPLHSNIYRIGGEEFACLLPNTDQQAAQHYGSQLCEAIYDHHSILDYSPAIRVSVSIGCAEFDAAMLDAKYLYQHADDALYNAKLSGRNRVVSYA, via the coding sequence ATGACCATCCTAACCGGGATCCAACCTGAACTTGATAGACACCAGCTCTCTGAGCTAAACGTCGATCTGCTATCGGCCGTGCTACGCGGTGCAGACATGCTGGTCAGTGGGGATGACAGACTTGCCAATATTAATCACTTGCTCGCGGAAATTGGCGCGGTGACGCAAGTCAGTCGTGTGTGGGTGTTTCAAGTATTGGGGATCAGCAATACCGATATTTTGCAGGATTATGTCTTCGAATGGGCAAACGAGAAAAAGTACGCGCAAATTCGCCTCCCTCATTTTAATCATTTCAGATCTAGCCTCGCGCACCCCGAATACCGTGAGCTGATAGAAAGCCGACAGCGGGGCGAATACCAAGCGGTCATTACTGATCAGTTACCCTCGTCTTGGCTCAAACGCTACTTAACACAACAGCGCATTTTATCGATGTTAACCATCCCCATCATTGTCGATAATAAATGGTGGGGAACGCTGGGGTTTGATGATTGCGAGCGAGAACAACAGTGGTCAGAAAGCGATGTGACTTTGCTGCGCGCGACGGGACATCTGATCGCTAGCACTGTGCTAAAAAACGAGCTGTTTTCTAAACAACGCCAAATAGACATCATTAAAGACAATACCCACTGCAGCACTTGGCAAGTGGATGTACAACGCGGTATCTGCTGGTGCTCGTCAGAGATCATCGGCGACAGTAGCATTAGCAGCATTCGTGACTCTCGCACTTACACCAGCCGGCACTGGCTGCGCCGCATTCATCCTCGGTATCGTCGAGCGTTTTTCTCACGGGTGCGCCACTTTTTATCTCCCGCTGGCAACGAGCTAAAAATGGACTTGCAGGTTCAACGCGACAATGGCGAATATACGTGGGTAGAAATCACTACCAATCACGATCCCAAAAATAAGCCTCAAGGTGTGGTCGCCGGTGTAATGTGGGATATCAGTCAGCGAAAGGCGGAAGAACAAGCATTAATGCGCCAAGCCGCGACCGATCCGCTCACACAACTATACAATCGTCGTCAGTTTGCCAGCGACCTTGCTCGCTTTGGCGACAAAGCCCGTTACCGACATCAACCCCTATCCCTGCTTATTATTGATATCGACCATTTTAAACGCATCAACGATAATTACGGCCATATCGTTGGCGACCAAGTCCTCGAAGCTTTCGCGTCTTTGCTCGAAGCGCACCTTCCTCTGCATAGCAACATTTATCGTATTGGTGGGGAAGAGTTCGCTTGTCTGTTGCCTAATACCGACCAACAAGCGGCGCAACACTACGGCTCTCAGCTATGCGAAGCAATTTATGATCACCACTCGATTCTCGACTATTCCCCCGCTATCCGCGTGTCCGTGTCAATTGGCTGTGCGGAGTTCGACGCCGCCATGCTCGATGCTAAGTACCTCTACCAGCATGCCGATGACGCTTTATATAACGCCAAACTCTCTGGGCGCAATCGGGTGGTCAGTTACGCTTAA
- a CDS encoding sensor domain-containing diguanylate cyclase — translation MLENVSINKKLPAVMIFFALISMIVAGVVSYINIKVNVEDIIKNNMLSLLQSRKSSLTNYFSSLEDEVLFHGQSPLVREALEKFSQSFDSIPNDREEYLKKVYIRNNPFSSGQRDHFLSPDDGSVYSEKHQHYHPIFLNLVRSNTYYDMFLVDTDGHLVYTVQKDEDYATNLIHGPWKDSSLSKLFSKINDERKPGEIYYSDIDFYEPSNNIPSSFIGIPVFDGSVNYMGALIFQLPIEPINKIMQVTAGMGATGETYLVGSDLLMRSNSRFLDHNNILKTRVDTVPSRDGLQGSSGTGLFTDYRGRRVYSAYASISFKGIKWVMIAEVDQDEVFQPVSEMSQIFLFTNLIVFVFVVFSGYLLGVSISNPIRTMTSTMLRLAKNDLSTNVYISQREDEVGQMAKALVVFKNNAEKREELKSQLEHLANHDNLTGMATRDFAMKKLEIITQASKEKGNYVAVVFVDLDNFKKVNDSFGHQTGDRLLCDIAKTLTESVRQTDVVARVGGDEFLLLLANMPDYNAIKLLVDEVMSSVKTMLSHTDKSSFVSLSVGVSVFPNDDKSINGLVAKSDKAMYRAKSNGKNHYCFWNEQDDIDE, via the coding sequence ATGCTGGAAAATGTTTCAATTAACAAGAAATTACCTGCGGTGATGATTTTTTTTGCATTGATATCAATGATCGTGGCCGGCGTTGTTTCTTATATAAACATTAAAGTTAATGTTGAAGATATTATAAAAAATAACATGCTTTCTCTTTTGCAGTCGAGAAAGTCTAGCCTGACTAATTATTTTTCCTCTCTAGAGGATGAAGTGTTGTTTCATGGTCAGAGTCCTTTAGTAAGAGAAGCACTAGAAAAATTTTCACAGTCTTTTGATAGCATACCAAATGATAGGGAAGAATATCTAAAGAAAGTCTACATAAGGAATAACCCATTCTCATCAGGGCAGAGAGACCACTTCCTTTCACCAGACGATGGTAGTGTTTATAGCGAAAAACACCAGCATTACCATCCTATCTTTTTAAACCTTGTTCGTTCAAACACCTACTATGACATGTTTTTAGTTGATACGGATGGTCATTTGGTGTACACGGTACAAAAAGATGAAGACTATGCAACAAATCTAATCCATGGCCCATGGAAAGACTCCTCTCTTTCAAAGCTTTTTAGTAAAATAAATGATGAAAGAAAGCCTGGTGAAATATACTATTCAGATATTGATTTTTATGAGCCCAGTAATAACATACCCTCGAGTTTCATAGGGATCCCTGTTTTTGATGGCAGTGTTAATTATATGGGCGCGTTAATCTTTCAGCTTCCTATTGAACCTATAAATAAAATTATGCAAGTGACGGCGGGAATGGGAGCCACTGGCGAAACCTATTTAGTCGGCTCTGATTTGTTAATGCGAAGTAACTCCAGATTTTTAGATCACAATAATATACTGAAGACTAGAGTGGACACTGTGCCATCAAGAGATGGTCTACAAGGTTCATCAGGAACAGGGTTATTTACCGATTACCGAGGGCGACGTGTGTACTCCGCTTATGCATCTATCTCTTTCAAAGGCATTAAGTGGGTGATGATTGCCGAGGTCGATCAAGATGAGGTATTCCAGCCTGTATCGGAAATGAGTCAAATATTCCTGTTTACTAATCTTATCGTTTTTGTATTTGTTGTTTTTTCAGGGTATTTATTAGGTGTTAGTATTTCAAACCCGATAAGGACAATGACAAGTACAATGCTACGGCTAGCAAAAAATGACCTCTCGACTAACGTTTATATTAGTCAGCGTGAGGATGAGGTTGGCCAAATGGCGAAAGCACTTGTTGTATTTAAGAATAATGCTGAGAAGCGAGAAGAGTTAAAGTCTCAGTTAGAACATTTGGCTAACCATGATAACTTGACAGGAATGGCCACTCGTGATTTCGCGATGAAAAAATTGGAGATTATAACTCAAGCATCAAAAGAAAAAGGTAATTATGTTGCTGTCGTTTTTGTTGATCTAGATAACTTTAAAAAAGTGAATGATAGCTTTGGGCATCAGACAGGGGATCGGCTTTTGTGCGACATAGCTAAGACGTTAACGGAGTCAGTCAGACAAACTGATGTTGTGGCGAGAGTTGGTGGAGATGAGTTCTTGCTTTTATTAGCCAACATGCCTGATTACAATGCTATTAAACTACTAGTCGACGAAGTGATGTCATCAGTAAAAACGATGCTGTCTCACACTGACAAATCCAGCTTTGTATCGTTAAGCGTTGGTGTTTCTGTCTTTCCAAATGATGATAAAAGTATAAACGGGCTGGTGGCGAAATCTGACAAAGCGATGTATCGAGCTAAAAGCAATGGAAAAAATCACTACTGTTTTTGGAATGAGCAAGATGATATCGATGAATAG
- a CDS encoding DUF6232 family protein, with the protein MRKSVVIKQTPTRLCVNDDCYAMHNIVDASVEELTWKDHLLRMLGLGILSASFLFFMLVGELPYAEYLPAVGFVAGALLALLTSAKYVLRIEYSHQDDTGVQWLTIAKSGKKTDKLLFDQHVAQLKRLLTS; encoded by the coding sequence ATGAGAAAGTCAGTGGTAATAAAACAAACCCCAACCCGTTTATGTGTGAATGATGACTGTTACGCGATGCACAATATTGTTGATGCCAGCGTTGAAGAACTCACGTGGAAAGATCACCTGCTGAGGATGTTAGGGCTAGGAATACTAAGCGCGAGCTTTTTATTTTTTATGTTGGTCGGTGAGCTGCCTTACGCGGAGTACTTACCTGCCGTGGGCTTTGTTGCAGGTGCGTTGTTAGCTTTGCTGACTAGCGCAAAATACGTGCTACGCATTGAATATAGCCACCAGGATGACACGGGCGTGCAGTGGCTGACCATCGCCAAAAGTGGGAAGAAAACAGATAAATTGCTTTTTGATCAGCACGTCGCGCAATTAAAGCGGCTGTTAACCTCATAG
- the yciA gene encoding acyl-CoA thioester hydrolase YciA: MPDNKNNCPRGQLLLRTLAMPADTNANGDIFGGWIMSQLDLAGAILAKEISGGRVVTVSVNDITFKSPVSVGDVVCCYGTCQRIGNTSITIELEVWVKPVSHDEIGDRSKVSHATFNYVAIDENGRPRAINK; the protein is encoded by the coding sequence ATGCCTGACAACAAAAACAACTGCCCCCGCGGCCAACTGCTGCTTCGTACATTAGCCATGCCCGCCGACACCAACGCCAATGGCGATATTTTTGGCGGCTGGATCATGTCCCAGCTCGATTTAGCTGGCGCGATCCTCGCCAAAGAGATCTCTGGTGGACGTGTCGTTACTGTGTCAGTCAACGACATTACGTTTAAATCGCCCGTCAGTGTTGGCGATGTAGTCTGCTGCTATGGGACGTGTCAACGTATCGGCAATACCTCGATCACTATTGAGCTTGAGGTCTGGGTTAAGCCCGTTAGCCATGATGAGATAGGCGATCGCAGCAAAGTGAGCCATGCGACCTTTAATTATGTTGCGATTGATGAAAACGGCCGCCCTCGCGCCATCAATAAATAA
- a CDS encoding septation protein A encodes MKQLIDFIPLIIFFALYKFYDIYIATGALIIATLVQVVLVWALYKRVEKMQIITAVLVAIFGGMTLFFHDDNFIKWKVTIVYALFAIGLAVSEAMGKPLIKNMLSKEITLPERVWRTINWAWIGFFSLLAGVNIYVAYSMPLDAWVNFKVFGTLILTFLFMIATGVYIYRHLPKESNSDQ; translated from the coding sequence ATGAAACAACTAATTGATTTTATTCCTCTGATTATCTTTTTTGCCTTATACAAATTTTACGATATCTATATAGCAACAGGGGCACTGATCATCGCCACCCTGGTGCAAGTTGTACTGGTTTGGGCCTTGTATAAACGCGTGGAAAAGATGCAAATCATCACTGCCGTTTTGGTCGCCATCTTTGGCGGCATGACGCTATTTTTTCACGATGATAACTTCATCAAGTGGAAGGTAACTATCGTGTATGCCTTGTTTGCCATTGGCTTGGCGGTGTCCGAGGCGATGGGTAAACCGCTGATCAAGAATATGCTCAGCAAAGAGATCACACTGCCAGAACGCGTGTGGCGCACCATTAACTGGGCCTGGATCGGATTCTTTTCGCTTTTAGCCGGGGTAAATATTTATGTCGCTTACAGCATGCCGCTTGATGCCTGGGTGAACTTTAAGGTCTTCGGCACCTTGATCCTGACCTTCCTGTTTATGATTGCAACTGGGGTGTATATCTACCGCCACCTACCCAAAGAGAGCAACTCAGACCAATAA
- a CDS encoding sodium-dependent transporter: MANTQRAQFSSRLGFILAAAGSAIGLGNIWGFPTQTASNGGAVFLFIYLLMVFVLAYPLLIAELTIGRYGNANPVRSLSAVSGGQKWIGRLLGLVGLLGATGILSFYTIVAGWLVGYMVSPLLALTGFTDAAAWLESFSETRNLALMLCFMVPTILVVRNGIANGIERWSSRLMPVLFLLFVIMVIYILFQPGAMEGLKMYLIPDMSHLSPGLVVSAMGQAFFSLSLGVCVMMVYGSYLSKTANIPKTAAQVALLDTGIAFIAGLLIMPAMFVAQHNGVAIYSEAGALLSSDTLVFSVLPAMFDTMGTAGIFIGFAFFLLMVIAALTSAISLLEVPVACATEEFRQSREKAVWWIGGLITIASAVIVYNFGDLFGLVVTVTTEYAQPILGLLFALVAGWLWHRNEILKELVQGSPELGETWFWKIWPGYVRVICPILMLLVFGWDWI, translated from the coding sequence ATGGCAAACACACAACGCGCACAATTTTCATCCCGATTAGGGTTTATTTTGGCGGCTGCTGGCTCAGCCATTGGGCTCGGCAACATTTGGGGCTTCCCCACGCAAACAGCCTCAAACGGCGGCGCCGTTTTTCTGTTTATTTATTTGCTGATGGTCTTTGTCCTCGCGTATCCCCTTTTAATAGCAGAACTCACTATTGGACGCTATGGCAATGCCAACCCCGTTCGCTCACTGTCAGCGGTATCCGGCGGACAAAAATGGATTGGTCGGTTACTTGGGTTAGTCGGCTTACTCGGCGCGACTGGCATTTTAAGCTTTTACACCATCGTGGCCGGTTGGTTGGTGGGCTATATGGTCTCACCCTTGCTTGCATTAACAGGCTTTACCGATGCAGCCGCCTGGTTAGAGTCGTTTAGCGAAACCCGTAACCTCGCATTGATGCTGTGCTTTATGGTGCCAACGATTCTGGTGGTCCGTAATGGTATTGCTAACGGGATCGAGCGTTGGTCTTCACGTTTAATGCCCGTCCTCTTTTTACTGTTCGTGATCATGGTGATTTACATCTTGTTCCAGCCCGGCGCGATGGAAGGGCTTAAGATGTACCTGATCCCAGATATGTCGCACCTCTCGCCGGGATTGGTCGTGAGTGCCATGGGGCAAGCGTTTTTCTCACTCTCGCTGGGTGTGTGTGTGATGATGGTGTACGGCTCGTATTTGTCCAAGACCGCCAACATCCCTAAAACCGCTGCACAAGTCGCATTGCTGGATACCGGCATCGCCTTTATTGCCGGGCTGTTGATCATGCCGGCGATGTTTGTTGCCCAACATAATGGTGTGGCGATTTACAGCGAGGCAGGCGCGCTCCTCAGCAGTGATACACTGGTGTTCAGCGTCTTGCCTGCCATGTTCGACACCATGGGAACAGCGGGCATCTTTATCGGTTTTGCCTTCTTCCTGCTGATGGTCATTGCCGCCCTCACTTCAGCCATCTCATTGCTAGAAGTCCCAGTGGCTTGTGCAACCGAGGAATTCCGTCAATCACGAGAGAAAGCGGTATGGTGGATTGGCGGCCTTATCACCATTGCCTCGGCAGTGATTGTTTACAACTTTGGCGATCTGTTTGGTTTAGTGGTTACCGTCACCACCGAGTACGCACAGCCTATCCTGGGCCTGCTGTTTGCTCTGGTTGCAGGCTGGCTATGGCACCGCAACGAAATCTTGAAAGAGCTGGTGCAAGGTAGCCCTGAGCTTGGCGAAACCTGGTTTTGGAAAATCTGGCCAGGCTACGTTCGCGTTATCTGCCCGATACTGATGCTACTGGTATTCGGCTGGGATTGGATTTAA